The following proteins come from a genomic window of Lolium rigidum isolate FL_2022 chromosome 5, APGP_CSIRO_Lrig_0.1, whole genome shotgun sequence:
- the LOC124655353 gene encoding citrate-binding protein-like — protein sequence MAPHRTFSWIAACLLVVLLAPPSRAQDPTAGFTAVSLSEGNFQLQKPYNMPSSARYSFDGTVRRMWVFSSDEPFKAESDTRPRTEMRMTGYDYSSGVWQFEGSVFVPSGTTGVSIMQVFGGGETATTLMLHVYDGALRYYNQRTVEDNIYDRWIRVNVVHDVGASALTVFVNGNLKLTASGRGGDSHYFKFGVYTQRDSSSRMESRWKNVRILKKN from the exons ATGGCGCCTCACAGGACTTTTTCTTGGATTGCTGCGTGCCTGCTGGTTGTTCTCTTAGCGCCGCCGTCGAGGGCTCAAGACCCGACGGCCGGGTTCACGGCGGTGAGCCTCAGCGAGGGGAACTTCCAGCTGCAGAAGCCGTACAACATGCCGAGCAGCGCCCGGTACAGCTTCGACGGCACGGTGCGGCGGATGTGGGTcttctcctccgacgagcccTTTAAGGCCGAGAGCGACACTAGGCCGAGAACGGAGATGAGGATGACT GGATACGACTACTCCTCCGGCGTGTGGCAGTTCGAGGGCTCCGTGTTCGTGCCGTCCGGCACGACGGGAGTGTCCATCATGCAGGTGTTTGGCGGCGGCGAGACGGCCACCACGCTCATGCTCCACGTCTACGACGGAGCGCTGCGGTACTATAACCAGAGGACTGTCGAGGACAACATCTACGACCGGTGGATCCGGGTGAACGTGGTCCACGACGTCGGCGCGTCCGCGCTCACCGTTTTCGTCAACGGCAACCTGAAGCTTACCGCCTCCGGCCGCGGCGGCGACTCGCACTACTTCAAGTTCGGCGTCTACACGCAGAGGGACTCCTCCAGTCGCATGGAGTCGCGCTGGAAGAACGTCAGGATCCTCAAGAAGAACTGA
- the LOC124652456 gene encoding citrate-binding protein-like — translation MASRSFQWIAVCLLAVLLASPPPARAQDPTAGFTAVSLSASNFMLQKPYNMPASSRYSFNGTVRQMWIAPSDDPYSPQSDTKPRTEMRMTGYDYSSGVWQFEGLVYVPSGSSGMSIMQVFGGDATATTLMLHVYGGALWYYNQQVIEDGIYDRWLRVNVVHDVGASRLTVFVDGQLKLTFPGRGGDTHFFKFGVYMQRDASARMESLWRNIRILRKN, via the exons ATGGCGTCTCGCTCTTTTCAATGGATTGCCGTGTGCCTGCTGGCTGTCCTGCTAGCATCGCCACCGCCGGCGAGGGCTCAGGACCCGACGGCCGGGTTCACGGCGGTGAGCCTGAGCGCGAGCAACTTCATGCTGCAGAAGCCGTACAACATGCCGGCGAGCTCGCGGTACAGCTTCAACGGCACCGTGCGGCAGATGTGGATAGCGCCCTCCGATGACCCCTACTCGCCCCAGAGCGACACCAAGCCCAGGACCGAGATGAGGATGACC GGATACGACTACTCGTCCGGCGTGTGGCAATTCGAGGGCCTCGTGTACGTGCCGTCCGGCTCGTCGGGCATGTCCATCATGCAGGTGTTCGGCGGCGACGCCACGGCCACCACGCTCATGCTGCACGTCTACGGCGGCGCGCTCTGGTACTACAACCAGCAGGTCATCGAGGACGGCATCTACGACCGGTGGCTCCGAGTGAACGTGGTCCACGACGTCGGCGCCTCCAGGCTCACCGTCTTCGTCGACGGCCAGCTGAAGCTCACCTTCCCCGGCCGCGGCGGCGATACGCACTTCTTCAAGTTCGGCGTCTACATGCAGAGGGACGCCTCGGCGCGCATGGAGTCTCTCTGGAGAAACATCAGGATCCTCAGGAAGAACTGA